The Augochlora pura isolate Apur16 unplaced genomic scaffold, APUR_v2.2.1 APUR_unplaced_4279, whole genome shotgun sequence DNA segment TTTTCTGACCCGCTTGATGCCTAAGAGCGCGTAACTccttttcgaaatatttggcCTGTAATAGCTTGATTATGGTGATTTTCGCTTGCGCCAACTCGCTGACAGTGATACTTCCCCTTGCGATCGGACCCGGCTTCCACCGTCGGCATAGTGCAATGATCCGCACCAATTTTCCCCACGATGAATACCGTTCAAGGATACTCGTGTCAATTGATGTTGTTTTTGTAGCCAAGCAGGTAACTATTCTTTGCTCCGGATCGCCTATATATGGAGTTAGGTCCCAACTGGGCCAGAATGACTGCTCCTGTTGAAGCCACTGTGGTCCATGTTGCCAGATAGATGGTTGTAGGAATTCTTGAACCGCTTGGCCTCGCGATATCAAGTCGGCTGGATTATCAGCAGAGCTGACATGACGCCAGTCTGGGATGAGAGTGTTTGTCTGTATCTCGGAAACTCTATTCGCGACGAAGGTTTTAAGGGTGTGAGGTGACGAATTTAACCAATGTAAAACTATTGTAGAGTCGGTCCAGTAGATTGTCCGATCTATTGGTGTAGTCAGGGATTTCTTGACGGTGTTCATGAGTGATGTTAGTAATAGTGCTCCGCATAACTCAAGACGTGGAATGGACTGGCTTTTCAAGGGTGCGACTTTAGATTTGGCTGTTAATAACTCTACAAGCGTGCCACCGAGGCTATCACGTGACCGAACATATACGCAAGCGCCGTAGGCTCGTTCGCTTGCATCGCAAAACCCATGCAACTCTATATTTGATGCGGTATGAACGATGGTTTTCCTACtgaatactatattattgaGCAGGGGTAATTCTGCGTAATACTGATTCCATTTTGTGTGTATTGACATGGGCAACGACTCATCccaatcaattttcaatgtcCAAAGTTCCTGGAGGATCATTTTCGCGATAATGATGACTGGCCCTAAAAGGCCCAGAGGATCGTAAATTTTTGCGATTTCTGAACTGATGAAGCGTTTGGTGATACGATGTGTGTGGAGAATGGGTTTAACTGTATAGGTTATTGTATCGGTTGCTGAATTCCAGAATAATCCTAAAGTCTTGATTATAGATGATTCACCTAAGTGTAATTGTTGATTTATGTTTGATTCGGGTAGTCCGTCCAGTAAACGTCTATCGTTCGATGCCCATTCTCGAATGTTTAAACCTGCGGAGTCGAGTAATGATGTTAAGTCATTCCGCAATGACATGGCTTCGTGAATGGTAGAGGCTCCGGTTAGCAAATCGTCTACGTAAAAGTCC contains these protein-coding regions:
- the LOC144477834 gene encoding uncharacterized protein LOC144477834 — protein: APYLAIRCLQQLADDEGHRFTQASSVLKKDFYVDDLLTGASTIHEAMSLRNDLTSLLDSAGLNIREWASNDRRLLDGLPESNINQQLHLGESSIIKTLGLFWNSATDTITYTVKPILHTHRITKRFISSEIAKIYDPLGLLGPVIIIAKMILQELWTLKIDWDESLPMSIHTKWNQYYAELPLLNNIVFSRKTIVHTASNIELHGFCDASERAYGACVYVRSRDSLGGTLVELLTAKSKVAPLKSQSIPRLELCGALLLTSLMNTVKKSLTTPIDRTIYWTDSTIVLHWLNSSPHTLKTFVANRVSEIQTNTLIPDWRHVSSADNPADLISRGQAVQEFLQPSIWQHGPQWLQQEQSFWPSWDLTPYIGDPEQRIVTCLATKTTSIDTSILERYSSWGKLVRIIALCRRWKPGPIARGSITVSELAQAKITIIKLLQAKYFEKELRALRHQAGQKIQNKLSKLSPFIDQDGIIRVG